One region of Pagrus major chromosome 7, Pma_NU_1.0 genomic DNA includes:
- the LOC141000294 gene encoding aquaporin AQPAe.a, whose protein sequence is MTWSELRSRQFWRAMLAELIGTLVLVSTVLGASLPGPGEALEGPLYPAVAVGVVIVALAHCFGEISGAQVNPAVTLSLLATRRIDVLRALVYITAQCLGASLGAGALYLALPLKTTADHFVNRVPIELNAGQALGIEVLCTFQMVFTVFSVEDQRRRECTEPGNLAIGLAHTAGVLIGARFSGAGMNPARALGPAIITGFWENHWVYWIGPVTGAVLGGVSHEFFFARSASRQKLVACLTCKDIEIVETTSMTGSSLSTVTQNAMRAKQANKQENN, encoded by the exons CTCCGTAGTCGGCAGTTCTGGCGTGCCATGCTCGCGGAGCTGATCGGCACCCTGGTGTTAGTGAGCACCGTGCTGGGAGCCTCTTTGCCCGGCCCTGGAGAGGCCCTCGAGGGACCCCTGTACCCAGCAGTGGCAGTGGGTGTGGTGATTGTTGCGCTGGCACACTGTTTTGGAGAAATAAGTGGAGCACAG GTAAATCCTGCGgtgactctgtctctgttggCCACCCGGAGGATTGATGTTCTCAGGGCTCTTGTTTATATCACTGCACAGTGTTTGGGGGCCTCTTTAGGAGCTGGGGCCCTCTACCTGGCCCTGCCACTGAAAACCACTGCAGACCACTTCGTCAACAGG GTTCCTATAGAGTTGAATGCGGGCCAGGCTCTGGGCATAGAGGTGTTGTGCACCTTCCAGATGGTCTTCACTGTGTTCTCAGTGGAGGATCAGCGACGGAGGGAATGCACAGAACCAGGAAACCTGGCTATTGGATTAGCACACACTGCTGGAGTGCTAATAGGG gcGAGGTTCTCTGGTGCAGGTATGAACCCTGCTCGTGCTCTGGGTCCGGCCATCATCACCGGCTTCTGGGAAAACCACTGG GTTTATTGGATCGGACCAGTGACCGGTGCTGTACTGGGTGGAGTCTCCCACGAGTTCTTCTTTGCGCGCAGTGCGTCACGCCAGAAGCTGGTGGCATGTCTGACCTGTAAGGATATAGAGATTGTGGAGACGACCAGCATGACCGGATCATCGCTGTCCACAGTCACACAGAACGCCATGAGAGCCAAGCAGGccaacaaacaagaaaacaactga